From a region of the Coprococcus comes ATCC 27758 genome:
- a CDS encoding DUF6019 family protein, with product MWNELGISGGTAIVILIALYFVIKWAVKNGIKEAYSAITGKKTVEDIQNEKELKELGLDSEDQ from the coding sequence ATGTGGAATGAATTAGGTATAAGTGGAGGAACCGCAATTGTTATTTTGATTGCGCTGTATTTCGTTATCAAATGGGCAGTGAAAAATGGCATCAAAGAAGCCTACAGTGCAATCACTGGAAAGAAAACTGTTGAAGATATCCAAAACGAAAAAGAGCTGAAAGAACTTGGATTGGATTCAGAAGATCAATAA
- a CDS encoding DUF3784 domain-containing protein encodes MFYIYIIFDFAMAVIMLLFGIWFYRSKGQASNFLSGYNMKSAEERKKYDENAMCKAYGKRMMLMSLPFIAGMIIDIWYIGTGCLIAWAIWFVMFILLLIDRHKRES; translated from the coding sequence ATGTTCTATATTTATATTATTTTTGATTTTGCAATGGCAGTAATTATGCTTTTATTTGGAATATGGTTTTATAGGTCAAAAGGACAAGCATCCAACTTCTTGTCTGGTTATAATATGAAATCTGCAGAAGAACGAAAAAAATATGATGAAAATGCTATGTGTAAGGCATATGGGAAGAGAATGATGCTTATGTCACTTCCTTTTATTGCTGGAATGATTATAGATATTTGGTATATAGGAACTGGTTGTTTAATTGCATGGGCGATATGGTTTGTTATGTTTATTCTGTTGCTTATAGATAGACATAAAAGAGAAAGTTAA